In Thermus hydrothermalis, the DNA window CGAAAGGGAGGCCCTCCAGGCCTACTTTGACCACGTGGCGAAGAGCGTCACCGGGGTGGCCCGGCTCAAGCTCTACAAGGGGAACGTCTACGTGGTGGGGCGGAAGGCGGAGAAAAGCCTCTACCAGAAGGACCTGGTGTCCTTTGACGAGCTTGGGGGCTACGACCAAAAGGACGCCGAGGGCTTCATCAAGATCCACGCCCTGCGCCTGAGGGTGCGGGCCATGGCGGAGGGGCGGCGTGGCGCATAGGACCTGGGGAGGCCGCTTCCAGGAGGGCCCGGATGCCCTCGCCGCCCGTTTCAACGCTTCCCTTTCCTTTGACCGGGCCCTTTGGCGGGAGGACCTCTGGCAAAACCGGGTCCACGCCCGCATGCTCCAGGCGGTGGGCCTCCTTTCGGAGGAGGAGCTAGAGGCCATCCTGAAGGGGCTAGACCAGATAGAGGAGGAGATTGAGGCGGGCACGTTTCCCTGGCGGGAGGACCTCGAGGACGTGCACATGAACCTCGAGGCCCGCCTCATGGAGCTCATCGGCCCCCCGGGGGGCAAGCTCCACACGGCCCGTAGCCGCAACGACCAGGTGGCCACGGACTTTAGGCTTTTCCTGCGGGCGGCCCTAGACGAGCTTCTTGCCCTCCTCTTGGAGGTGCGCCGGGTCCTCGTGCGGGAGGCGGAAAAGCACTTAGAACCCCTTTTCGTCCTTCCCGGCTACACCCACCTGCAACGGGCCCAGCCCATCCTCCTTTCCCACTGGTTCTTGGCCTACTACGAGATGCTCACCCGGGATGCCGGAAGGCTTCTGGACGCCCGCACCCGCCTCAACGAAAGCCCCTTAGGGGCCGCTGCCCTGGCGGGCACGGGCTTCCCCATAGACCGCCACTTCACCGCCAAGGAGCTCGGCTTTGAGCGCCCCATGCGCAACTCCCTGGACGCCGTGGGGAGCCGGGACTTCGCCCTGGAGGTCCTTTCCGCCTTAAATATCGGCATGCTCCACCTTTCCCGCTTGGCGGAGGAGCTCATCCTCTATAGCACGGAGGAGTTCGGCTTCGTGGAGGTTCCCGATGCCTTCGCCACCGGCTCCTCCATCATGCCCCAGAAGAAGAACCCGGACATCCTGGAGCTCATCCGGGCCAAGGCGGGGAGGGTGCTCGGGGCCTTGGTGGGGCTTTCCGCCGTGGTGAAGGGCCTGCCCCTGGCCTACAACAAGGACCTGCAGGAGGACAAGGAGCCCTTGTTGGACGCCCTCGCCACCTACCGGGATAGCCTCAAGCTCCTCGCTGCCCTATTGCCGGGCCTCAAGTGGCGCCGGGAAAGGATGTGGCGGGCGGCGGAGGAAGGGTTTTCCCTGGCCACGGAGCTCGCCGACTACCTGGCGGCAAAGGGCCTCCCCTTCCGGGAGGCCCACCACGTGGTGGGGCGGCTGGTGCGGCGGCTTCTGGAGGAGGGGAGGGGGCTTAAGGATCTGAGCCTGGAAGAACTACAGGAAGCCCACCCCCTCTTCGCCGAGGATGCCCTAGGCCTTCTGCGCCTAGAAACCGCCATCCACCGCCGCCAATCCTTTGGGGGCACGGCCCCGGAGGCGGTGCGGGCGAGGGTGTTGGAGGCCAAGGAGGAGGTGGGCCTTGCTTGAACTGGAGCTTCCCACGGCGGCGCTCCCCGAGGTGCGCCCCCAGGCGGGGGTGGAGCTGAGGAAGGCGCGTCTAAGCGACGTGGACGCCATCTACTGGCTCATCCGCTACTGGGCGGAGAAGGGCTTGATGCTCGTCCGGAGCCACAGCCACCTTTACGAGAACATCCGCGACTTCCAGGTCCTGGAGGACGAGGACGGCCACATCGTGGGCACCGTGGCCCTCCACGTCCTCTGGCGGGACCTGGCGGAGATCCGGGGCCTCGCCGTCCACCCGGCGCGGCAGGGACAGGGCCTTGGGCGCTGGCTGGTCCTCGGGGCGGAGCGGGAGGCCCGCGACCTCGGGCTTCCCCGGGTCTTCGCCTGGACGCTTCAGGTGAACTTCTTCCGCAACCTGGGCTACCAGGTGACGAGCCGGGAGGCCCTTCCCCCCAAGGTGTGGAGCGAGTGCAACGCCTGCCCCTTTTACGAGAACTGCCGGGAGATCGCCGTCATCAAGCACCTTTCCCCAGGGGCCTTTGGGGGCTAGAATGGCTGGGATGGAGGGGGAATGGGAGTAAAGGAGCGCGCCGTTTTGGTCCTGGAAGACGGCACCGTCTACCGCGGTTACGCCTTCGGCGCCCGGGGGAAGACGGTGGGGGAGGTGGTCTTCAACACCGCCCAGACGGGCTACCAGGAGATCATGACCGACCCCAGCTACCACGGGCAGATCGTGGTCATGACCTACCCCCACCAGGGCAACTACGGGGTGAACGTCTACGACATGCAGTCCAACCGTCCCTGGGTGCGGGGCTTCGTGGCCAAGGAGTTTAGCCGCGTGGCCTCTAACCCCCGGGCCCAGCAGACCATCGGGGAGTTCATGGAGTTCTACGGGGTGGTGGGGATTGAGGGCATAGACACCCGGGCCCTGGTGCGCAAGATCCGGGAAGGGGGGGTCTTGAAGGGGGTTATCGCCCACGCAAGCCTCTACGGGAGCCCCGACCACGACTTCACGGAGGAGGAGCTGGAGGCGTTGCGCCAGGAGGCCAAGGCCTGGACGGACATTGACGGGCGGGACATGACCCCCGAGGTCTCCACCCCCCTGCCCTACGCCTGGCCCACCCTGAAGTCCGGGCGGCGCATCGTGGTCATGGACTTCGGCATCAAGCATGCCATCGTGGAGAACCTGGCCGCCTTGGGCTTTGAGATCCTCGTGGTCCCGGGCAAGACCCCGGCGAGCCAGATCATGGCCCTGGAGCCCCACGGCCTCCTCATCAGCAACGGTCCCGGCGATCCCTCCATGCCCCGCTACGCCCACGAAACCATCTGGAAGCTCATGGGGCTTCTCCCCACCTTCGGCATCTGCCTGGGGCACCAGCTTCTCGCCCTGGCGGCGGGGGGGCGCACCTACAAGATGAAGTTCGGCCACCGCGGGGCCAACCACCCGGTGAAGAACCTCCTCACGGGGAAGGTGGAGATCACCAGCCAGAACCACGGCTACGCCGTGGACATAGACTCCCTAAAGGAGTTCCGCCCCACCCACATCAACCTGAACGACGGGACCCTCGAGGGCATGGCCCACGCCCGCTACCCCGTCTTCTCCGTGCAGTACCACCCCGAGGCGGCCCCGGGCCCCCACGACGCCCTCTACCTCTTCCGCCGCTTCCTGGAGGAGGTGGAGGCCTTCCACGGGGCCACGGGCCTCCCCGTGGAGAAGCGCCGGCCGGACGGGCACGGCATCTAGTAGTCCATGCCCCGGATATTCCCCTCCTCGTCCACGTCAATCCGGAGGGCCTGGGGCACCTTGGGCAGGCCGGGCAGGGTCTCAATCCCCCCCATGTAGACCACCACAAACCCTGCCCCAAAGCGGCACTTAAGGTCCGTGACCCGCACGGTGAAGCCCTTGGGCCGGCCCCGGAGCTTGGGGTTATCGGAGAGGGAGGTGGCCGCCTTGGCCATGACCACGGGCAAGGCCTCGCACCCCTCCTTCTTGGCCGCCCGAAGGGCCCGCTTGGCCTCCTCGCTCCACTCCACCCCTAGGGCCCCGTAGACCTCCTTGGCGATGGTGGCCACCTTCTCCTCCAAGGGGGCTTCCAGGGGGTAGAGGGGGCGGTAGGCGTGGGGAAGGGAGAGGGCTTCCAGCACCCTTTCCGCCAGTTCTAACCCTCCCTCGCCCCCCTTGGCGTACACCTCGCTTAGGGCGAAGGGGAGGCCCCTTTCCCGGGCGAAATCCCGCACCAGGGCGATCTCCTCCTCGGCGTCCGTGGGGAAGCGGTTCAGGGCCAAAACCGGGGTGTAGCCGAAAAGCCGCACGTTCTCCACGTGCTTTTCCAGGTTGGCCAAGCCCTCCTTCACCGCCTTGGGGTCGGGCATTTCGTAGGCGTCCTGCCCCCCGTGGTAGCGCAGGGCGCGGATGGTGGCCACCAAGACCACCGCCTCGGGGATGAGCCCTGCGGTGCGGGCCACCACGTTCATGAACTTCTCCATGCCCAAATCGGTGGCGAAGCCCGCCTCCTGGACCACGTAGTCTGCCAGGCCCAGGGCGAAAAGGCTCGCCCGCACGGAGTTGGTGCCGTGGGCGATGTTGCCAAACGGCCCCATGTGGACGAAGGCGGGGTTCCCCTCCGCCGTCTGCACCAGGTTGGGCAGGAAGGCCTGGCGGAGGAGGGCGGCCATGGCCCCCACCGCCCCCAGGTCCTTGGCGTAGACCGGCTGGCCCTCGAGGGTGAAGCCCAGGCGGATCTCCCCAAGACGCCGCTTCAGGTCTTTAAAGTCCCGGGCCAGGCTCATGAGGGCCATGACCTCGCTGGCCACGGTGAGCTCAAACCCCCCTTCCCGGGGCACCCCGTGGGCCTTGCCCCCTAAGCCCAAGACGATGTGGCGCAGGGCCCGGTCGTTCATGTCAATGGCCCGCTTGAGCTCAATGCGCCTCGGGTCAATCCCGAGCTCGTTCCCTTGGTGCAGGTGGTTGTCCAAAAGGGCGTTGAGGAGGTTCACCGCTGAGGTCACCGCGTGGAAGTCCCCGGTGAAGTGCAGGTTGATCTCGTGCCGGGGCTCAATGCGGGCCTTTCCGCCCCCCGTGGCCCCGCCCTTCACCCCGAAGACCGGGCCCAAGGAGGGCTCCCGGAGGGCCAAGGCGGCCCGCTTGCCGAGCCGCCACAGGGCGTCCACCAGGCCGATGGCGGTGGTGGTCTTGCCCTCTCCCGCCGGGGTGGGGGTGATGGCGGTGACCAGGATGAGCCGCCCCTTGGCCTTGGGGGGCTCGCCCAGGACCTTGGCCATGTGGGGGCCGTAGAGGTAAAGCCGCTCGCGGCCTAGGCCGAGCTTGGCCGCCACCTCTTCTATGGGAAGAAGCGCTTCCTTGACGATCACGGGGTAAGCTTACTCCTCCCCCCTAGGGAGAGAAGTCCCGGTTCCCCCCGGAAAGCACCAGGGCCAGGGTTTCGGGGAGGCTTGCCCCGTGTTCCAGCACCGCCGCCAAGGGCAAGGCCCCCGTGGGCTCCACCACCTGCTTCGTGCGGGTGAAGAGGAGGCGTTCGGCCTCGAGGAGGGCCTCCTCGCTCACGGCCAAGATCCCGTCCACCTTCTCCTTCAGGATGGGGAAGGTGAGGCGCCCCAGGCTTAGGGTGCGCACCCCGTCCGCCCGGGTCCTGGGAGGCTCGGCCAGGCGCACGATCTCCCCCTTGAGGAGGCTTTGCCGGGCGTCGTCCGCCCCCACGGGCTCCACCCCGTAGACCCGGGTGGTGGGGGAGAGGGCCTTGATGGCGGTGGCCACCCCGGCGAGGAGCCCACCCCCGCCCACGGGGGCCAGGACCGCCTCGGGGAAAAGCCCCCTTTTCCCCGCTTGGGCCAGAAGCTCGAGGCCCACCGTGCCCTGCCCCGCCACCACCCAGGGGTCGTCAAAGGGGTGGAGGAAGGCGTAGCCGGTTTCCTGGAGGAGGGCCTTGGCCACCTCCTCCCGGTTGGCCACGGTCACCCCTTGGTCGTAAACCTCGGCCCCGTAGGCCCGGGTTGCCGCCTTCTTGAAGGGGCTTGCGTCCTCGGGCATGACGATGAGGGCCTTGACCCCGAGGACCTGGGCGGCGTAGGCCACCCCTTGGGCGTGGTTGCCGCTGGAAACCGCCAGGAGGCCCTTGGGGCTTTCCAGGGTGAGGGCCTTGGAAAGGGCCCCCCGGGCCTTGAAGCTCCCGGTCTTCTGCAGGTGCTCGGCCTTGAGGAGGAGGCGCTTCCCCAAGAGGGCGTCCAGGAGCCTCGAGGTGAGGAGGGGGGTGCGGTGGGTGTAGGGGGCGATGCGGCGGAAGGCGGCGTGGATCTCTGCCAGGTCCATGCCCCCATCATGCCAGGGTGGACACCCCCGCCCCAGGGCGCTAAAGTGGTAGGGGTATGGACTTCCTCTACACCCTAACCATCCTCCTTTACCTCGGCGTGGCCGGCCTTTTGGTCTACCTGGTCCTGGTGCAGGAGCCCAAGCAGGGGGCGGGGGACCTCATGGGCGCCTCCACCGACCTCTTCTCCGCCCGCGGCGTCACCGGGGGGCTTTACCGCCTCACCGTGATCCTGGGGGTGGTCTTCGCCGCTTTGGCCCTTTTGATTGGCCTCTGGCCCCGTTGACAACTGGCCCTCCCCCCGGTACCATAGGCGTTGCCTGGGGCCGTGGCGCAGTTGGGAGCGCGCCTCAATGGCATTGAGGAGGTCAGGGGTTCGAATCCCCTCGGCTCCACCAGAAAGCCCCCCGCAAGGGGGGTTTCCCCATTTTGCCCCTGGGTGCTACCGGTGCCTTCTGTGGCTTCCAGGATGCTTCTTCCGCCTGCCCCGAACCATCCGCTTTTCCCGAGCCGGGGCATTGACCCTTGAGCTTTCACGTCCCAGAATGGGAAGGATGCGCGCCGCCTTCCGCACCCTGGGGTGCAAGGTGAACCAGGTGGAAACCGAGGCCCTTTTGGGCTTCCTGAAGGCCTTGGAGCCCGAGGTGGTGCCCCTCGAGGCGGGGGCCGACCTCGTGGTCATCAACACCTGCGCTGTCACCACCACCGCCGAGGCGGACGCCCGCAAGGAGATCCGCCGGGCGCGGCGGGCCAACCCCGAGGCCTTCATCGTGGTCACCGGGTGCTACGCCGAACTGGCCCCGGAAGCGATCCGGGAGCTCGGGGTCGATGCCGTGGTGCCCAATAGCCGCAAGGCCGAGCTTCCCAAGGTGATCCTGGAGCATTTCGGCCTCCCCTCCGACCCCATCACCACCCCGCCCAACGAGTTCTGGGGGGCGGGAGAGCGGGGGCTTTTGAATAGCCGGGTCCGGGCCTTTTTGAAGGTGCAGGACGGCTGCCAGGTGGGGTGCGCCTACTGCATCATCCCTAGGCTCAGGGGAAAGGAGCGCCACCGGGACCACCGGGACGCCTTGGCCGAGGCGGAGGCCCTTCTGCGGCTGGGCATACGGGAGATCGTCCTCACCGGGGTGCGGCTTGGGAGCTACCGGGGGCACCCTAGGGGCATCGCTGGGCTCGTGGAGGACCTTTACCACCTGGGGGCCAAGGTGCGGCTTTCCTCCATAGAGCCGGAGGACACCGGGGAGGACCTCCTCCGGGTCATGGCCCGCTACGCCCCGGAGGTGCGGCCCCACCTCCACCTTTCCCTGCAGACGGGCTCGGACCGGCTCCTGAAGCTCATGGGCCGCCGGTACGATAAGGCCTACTACCGGAACCTGGTGCAAAGGGCCTACGAGCTCATCCCCGGTTTTGCCCTCACCACCGACGTCATTGCCGGGCTTCCCACGGAGACGGAGGAGGAGCACCGGGAAACCCTGGCCTTCCTGGAGGAGCTTCGGCCCACCCGGGTCCACGCCTTCACCTACACCCCCCGCCCCAAGACCCGGGCCGCCTCCATGCCCCAGGTGCCCCCGGAGGTGCGCAAGCGCCGCACCAAGGAACTCATCGCCTTGGCCCACCGCCTGGCGGAGGAGCGCATTAGGCCCAAGCTGGGCGAAACGGTGGAGGTCCTGGTGGAGCGCCTCCAGGGGGGGTACGCCCTGGGCCACACCCCCGACTACTACGAGGCCCGCCTCCAAGGCCCGGCCCGGCCCGGGGAAACGGTCCTTGCCCGGGTGGAGGGGGTGGAGGGGTACACCCTCTTGGGCCGGGTGGTGGGGGTCAAGGAGGAGGCCCGCTTGGAGCTTCCCCTAAGGTAGACTTTTTCCCATGGATTGCGTGTTTTGCCGCATCGTCCGGGGAGAGCTTCCCGCCCGCAAGGTCTACGAGGACGGGGGCTTCGTGGCCTTCCACGATATCCGGCCGAGGGCGCCCGTCCACGTCCTGGTGGTGCCCAAGGAGCACGTGGAGAAGCTTTCGGATTACCCCGATAGCGAGGAGGGGGAGAGGAAGCTCGGGGCCCTTTTCCGCACCGCCAACCGGGTGGCGCGGCTTCTCGGGCTTCCCGGCTACAAACTCCAGGTGCACGTGGGGGAGAAGGGGGGCCAGGAGGTCTTCCACATCCACGTGCACGTCATGGGGAGCCCCGCCTAAAGCGGTCCAGGACCCGGCCCTCGGGGTCTAGGGCGTAGCCCTGGAGGGCGGTTTCCGTGGCCTCCAGGAAGAGGGCGTGGTGGGCCACGGCGAGGGCCCGGCTAAAGGGGAGGGGAGGCCGGGTGGGGTAGAGCCTCGCCCCGCCGCCCCCCAGGACCAGGTGGGTGGTGGGGCCCACCTCGAGGCGCTCGTAGTGGTGGTCGTGCCCGGCGAGGACCAAGGCCACCCCATGGCGCCTTAGGAGGGGTTCTAAGAGGCTTCGCAAGAGGGGGCTTCCCCCGTGGAGCCCCGAGGAATAGAGGGGGCGGTGGAGGACGAGGATGCGCCAGGGGGCGGTGGCGTGGGCCAAGGCCTCGCTGAGCCAGGCCCTCTGGGCCAGGAGGTCGGCCTCGCTGTAGAGGACGAAGAAGGCCACGGGTCCCAACCGGAACTGGTAGTAGGGCCCTTCTCGGCGGAAGCGCCTAAGCTGCTCGGCCAGGGCGGGGGCATCGTGGTTGCCGAAGGCGGGGTACAGGGGCACCGCCGGGAGGTCCTGGATAAACCGCTCCACCACCTGGCCCCTGGGGTAAAAGTTGTCCCCCACGGTGAGGAGGGCCGTGAGGGGGTTTTGGGCGTGGGATTTTCGCAGAAGGGCCGCCACCTGGGCCCTTCCCGGGGTGTCGGCACCCCAGTCCCCCAGGACCGCCACCCGCACCCCTTGGGCCAGGGCCGGGAGGAAGAAAAAGAGGAGGATGGCCCGGGACACGGGCTAGGCTTCCGCCGCCCCGTGGGGTTTGAGGCTCGCTTCCTCCACCCCCGCCTTCTCCACCACCTCCTCCGCCACCAGGATGGGGGCCCCCACCCGGAGGGCCAGGGCCATGGCGTCGGAGGGCCGGGCGTCCACCTCCAGTTCAATCCCCCGGTGTTCCAGGATAAGGCGGGCGTAGAAGGTGCCGTCCTTTAGGTCGGTGATCTCCACCCGTTTGAGCTTTCCTTGAAGCATTTCCATTACCGAGAGGAGGAGGTCCGGGGTGAGGGGACGGGGGGGCTTTTCCCCCTGCAGGGCCACCACGATGTGGTGGGCCTCGAGGGGGCCGATGACGATGGGGAGGAGCTTGTCATTCTCCGTCCTGAGCAGGACCACCACGCTCCCGTTCTGGGGGTCCACGCCCAGGGTTTCAATCTTGGCGTTCAGCATACTTTGAGTATAGACTGGCGGCGTGAGGACCTACCCTGTGGAGATCGCCGGGGTCAAGCGGGAGCTGCCCATCGTCCAGGTGGGCCCGGACGTGGCCGTGGCCCTTCTCAACCTACTGGGGGATACCGAGCTCACCGAGGCCGCCGCCGAGGAGTTGGCCAAGCGCCTTCCTCCGGAGGTGGAGACCCTGGTCACCCCCGAGGTCAAGGCGGTGCCCTTGGCCCACGCCCTTTCCCGCATCACGGGGAAGCCCTACGTGGTGGCCCGCAAGACGGAGAAGCCCTATATGATCAACCCCATAAGCCGCCAGGTGCTCTCCATCACCACGGGCAAACCCCAGCTCTTGGTCCTGGACGGGGCGGACGTGCCCTTGATCCGCGGGAGAAAGGTGGCCATCGTGGACGATGTGGTCTCCACGGGATCCACGCTTTCCGGCCTTAGGGAGCTCATTGAGAGCGTGGGGGGGCAGGTGGTGGCGGTTCTGGCGGTCTTCACCGAGGGCACGCCCAGGCAGGACGTCATCGCCTTGGGCCACCTACCCCTTTTTAAGCCGGAATAGGAGGGTTTTATGGAAACCTATCCCATCAGCATCGGCGGGGTGACCCGGCACGTGCCCCTGATAGAGCCTTTGCCGGGGCGGCGTATCCCCTTGGTGGAGTTTTTGGGGGACCCAGAGTTGGTGCGGGCCGCGGCCTTGGCCCTAAAGCCCTTGGTGCCCCGGGAAACCGAGGTGCTCTTCACCACGGAAACGAGCCCCATTCCCCTCACCCACGTGCTGGCAGAGGAGATGGGCCTCCCCTACGTGGTGGCCCGCCGCCGCCGCCGCCCCTACATGGAAGACCCCATTATCCAGGAGGTCCAGACCCTCACCCTGGGGGTGGGGGAGGTGCTTTGGCTAGACCGCCGCTTTGCGGAAAAGCTCTTGAACCAGAAGGTGACCCTTATTTCCGATGTGGTTTCTAGCGGCGAAACCATGCGGGCCATGGAGCGCATGGTCCAAAGGGCGGGGGGGCGGGTGGTGGGGCGCCTCGCCGCCTTCCGCCAGGGAAGCCCGGCTTTGGACGTGGTCACCGTGGCGGAACTGCCTGTTCTCTAAAGCGTAAGGAGGAGGGGCCTGGACAGGTTCCAGGCCCCTTGGTATTTGGGCGCGGGGTAGTTATGAAGCGAATCTGGGTTTGGGTTTTTTGGGGTCTGGGGCTGGTTTTGGCCGCTTTTTCCGATCTGCCGGCGGGACCGGTGGCCGAGAGGGTGGAACGTGTGGTTCAGGCGGGGTGGATGCAGGGGTATCCGGATGGCACCTTCCGGGGCACGGAACCCGTGAACCGCTACCAGTTGGTGGCCACGTTGGGGCGGGTGCTTAAGGACCTGGGTGTGGAACCCAAGGAGGTGGCCTTCAGGGACGTTCCTAAGGGGCACTGGGCTCTGGAAGGGCTGGCTTTGGCGGCGGCTTGGGACTTGGTTTCCGGATACCCCGATGGAACCTTCCGAGGCCAAGAGGAGCTGAACCGGGCGGCCTTGGCGGTGGTTCTGGCGAAGATGCTGGAGCGCTTAGGGGTGGCCAAGGAAGCCCCCTTGCCTTGGGATGTGCCCCAAGATCACTGGGCGGTTGCCGCCGTGCGCCGCGTGCTGGGAGCAGGCCTGATGGACCTCAATCCGGACGGTTCCTTTGGTTTGACCACAGAGGTCAATCGCTACCAACTGGCGCTGGCCTTGGCCGGTTTGCAACCTTTGGTGGAGGCCAAGAAGCCTGCTCCCTTTCCTCCCACCCCCTCCGTGGCCCTGCAATCCCCCTCTTTGGCTTCTCAAGAAACGTTGGACGTGGCTGCCCGCTGGGTTGGGGCTGGGGGGAAGAAGGTGGTGGTGTTGGGGGAGAGGGTTCTCCTTTGGGAGGCCGGGGGGGGTCAGGACCTCGGGCCGAACGAGGGTTTCCAAGCCGCTATTCCTCCCTGGAGGTTGAAGGGTGGGGTCCTGGAAGATGGGAAAGCCCGCTATGTCCCCTTAGGGACCAAAGAGGGAAAGGAGGTGCTACCCCCGGTGTTCCAGCGCCTTAGGGAGGGGCACCTGAGCCTGGATCCGATGGGGGCCTACCTTTTGATAGTTCCTTCTACGCCGCTTTGCGACTGCCCCAGCCGGGTGGTGCGGTTTGTCCTTCTGCTAACCAATCCAGTGGGGTTGTATGCGGAGTACGTTTACCTTTTGGACCAGCCGGGTAACCGGGTGGTGGGGGTGGCCTGGCCGGATTCCAAGAATCTTGTGGTGTTGGAGGAGGAGAAAACGCGTACGTTGCTCTACCGCGTGAACCTAGCGGCCGGGGAGGATATCGCCCTTAGCGTTTGGGATGAGGGGGGCCTCGAGGAGCGCAGCCCCCTTCCCGTGCGCCCCGTAGCCAAAACGCTCTTGGCTGCGCTTCCCCTGGTTTCGGTATGGGGGCTGGGCTTTGAGGGGCCGGAACGCCTTTTGACTACCCGTGAGGGTAAGCTGGTGCGCGTTCAGCTATCCACCGCGCTTTGGTGAAGGGCGTACACCTCTGCCCGGAGGCCGAGCCTCCGGGCGGTTTCCACGTTCTCGGGGTCATCGTCCAGGTAGAGGGTTTCCTCGGGGGAGAGGCCGAGGCCCTTTAGCGCAAGGAGAAAGGCCTCCGGGTCCGGTTTGGCGACGCCCATGGCGCAGGAGGCGAAGAAGCCATCTATGTAGCCGTCTAGGCCATGGTAGGCGAGGCTTTCCTTGAGGCTTGGCAGGGTGTTGGAAAGCACCCCCACCTTGAGCCCCTGCGCCTTTAGGCTTCGCAGGAGGGCCTCGGCGCCCGGCGCTTTGCGCATAAAGTGGTAGTAGCGGAGGCCCTTTAGCCGCTCGGGGGGCAGGCCCAAGTTTTGGGCGGCCTTCTGGGCCAGCGCTTCAAAAAAGCGGGCTTCCTCTTCCAGGGTGCGCACCTTGCGCCACCGCACCGCTTCTAAGATCTCCCGCATGGCCCAGGCGAGCACGGAAAGGGTCTTTTCCAGGCCAGGCCCGTGGGCGGCGAGGGCCAAGGCCTTCTTGTAGAGGGCCTCCTCGTCCATGAGAAGGAGTACCCCGTCCCGGTCCAACAAAGCCCCCCGCATGGGACGAGTGTAGCACCCACGCGAGGGGGCCCAGGGTCAAACAACCCGCCACACCCCCTTCTCCGTGGCCAGGTACGCCATGGGGATGTCCCAGGGGTCCCGGGGGAGGCGGGGAAGGAGGAGGGCTTCCGGTACCACCCCCAGGCGGACGGCCTTTACTTGGGCCAGGAAGCGGTCGTAAAACCCCTTGCCGTGCCCCAGGCGAAACCCCTCCCGGTCAAAGGCAAGCCCCGGGACCACCACCAGGTCCAGCACCCCTGGGTCCACCGGGGGCGTGGTGGGCTCCAGAAGGCCAAAGGGGCCTGGGGCCAGGGGGCCCAAGGGGTGCACGGAAAGCCCTTCCCCCGCCACCTTGGGCAGGTAGTAGCGGGCGGGGTGCTTTTCCGTTAGGGATAGGAGGTCCAGCTCGTGGGGTAAGGGATGGTAGAGGAGGATGTCCTGGAACCTTCGTTCCGCGAGCCAGGGGAGGAGCTGGGCCACGAGCTCCACGGAAAGGGCGCGGCGGTCCAGGCTCTTCCAAACGCCCAGGGCGAAGCGGCGCAGGGCGGGCTTGTCCACGGAGGGAGGGTACCATCCTAGCCCCTTGACACTCAAGGCATAGGAGTGTCAAAATGCCCCCTAGGAGGGTAAGGTATGCCGGTCTACGTCTACAAAGGCCTGGAAACGGGCAAGTACTACGAGTTTGAACAGGGCTTCCACGACGAACCCCTGAAGGCCCACCCCGAAACCGGGGAGCCCCTGAAGCGGGTTATCACCCCGCCCGCCATCATCTTCAAGGGCTCGGGGTGGCACGTGAAGGACTACGCCAAGAAGGACTCCTCCTCCAAATCGGAAGGGGGCGAAGACAAGGAGTAAGGGAGGTCTTCCCTGGCCCCAGGCGCAGCCTGGGGCCTTATGCTTTTGGCATGCTGAACCTAGCTGCGCTTGCGCTCCTTTTGCTGGGCCTGGCGGTGCTCTTTGCCCCAAGGCGGCGGTTCGGGTTTCCCTTGGTGGGGGCGGGGCTCCTTCTTCGCCGAGAAGCTCGCCCCTGGGGTGCAGACCATCTTTGTCCCCAGCACCGGGAACTTCCTCTTGGACTTGAGGGGCCTCCAGGGGGGCGCCAAGCCCTAGCGCAGAACCCGGTCCCCCGGGGCGAGCTCTAAGAGCCCTTCC includes these proteins:
- a CDS encoding N-acetyltransferase; the encoded protein is MLELELPTAALPEVRPQAGVELRKARLSDVDAIYWLIRYWAEKGLMLVRSHSHLYENIRDFQVLEDEDGHIVGTVALHVLWRDLAEIRGLAVHPARQGQGLGRWLVLGAEREARDLGLPRVFAWTLQVNFFRNLGYQVTSREALPPKVWSECNACPFYENCREIAVIKHLSPGAFGG
- the secG gene encoding preprotein translocase subunit SecG codes for the protein MDFLYTLTILLYLGVAGLLVYLVLVQEPKQGAGDLMGASTDLFSARGVTGGLYRLTVILGVVFAALALLIGLWPR
- a CDS encoding threonine/serine dehydratase; translated protein: MDLAEIHAAFRRIAPYTHRTPLLTSRLLDALLGKRLLLKAEHLQKTGSFKARGALSKALTLESPKGLLAVSSGNHAQGVAYAAQVLGVKALIVMPEDASPFKKAATRAYGAEVYDQGVTVANREEVAKALLQETGYAFLHPFDDPWVVAGQGTVGLELLAQAGKRGLFPEAVLAPVGGGGLLAGVATAIKALSPTTRVYGVEPVGADDARQSLLKGEIVRLAEPPRTRADGVRTLSLGRLTFPILKEKVDGILAVSEEALLEAERLLFTRTKQVVEPTGALPLAAVLEHGASLPETLALVLSGGNRDFSP
- the carA gene encoding glutamine-hydrolyzing carbamoyl-phosphate synthase small subunit; translation: MGVKERAVLVLEDGTVYRGYAFGARGKTVGEVVFNTAQTGYQEIMTDPSYHGQIVVMTYPHQGNYGVNVYDMQSNRPWVRGFVAKEFSRVASNPRAQQTIGEFMEFYGVVGIEGIDTRALVRKIREGGVLKGVIAHASLYGSPDHDFTEEELEALRQEAKAWTDIDGRDMTPEVSTPLPYAWPTLKSGRRIVVMDFGIKHAIVENLAALGFEILVVPGKTPASQIMALEPHGLLISNGPGDPSMPRYAHETIWKLMGLLPTFGICLGHQLLALAAGGRTYKMKFGHRGANHPVKNLLTGKVEITSQNHGYAVDIDSLKEFRPTHINLNDGTLEGMAHARYPVFSVQYHPEAAPGPHDALYLFRRFLEEVEAFHGATGLPVEKRRPDGHGI
- a CDS encoding formate--tetrahydrofolate ligase, whose product is MIVKEALLPIEEVAAKLGLGRERLYLYGPHMAKVLGEPPKAKGRLILVTAITPTPAGEGKTTTAIGLVDALWRLGKRAALALREPSLGPVFGVKGGATGGGKARIEPRHEINLHFTGDFHAVTSAVNLLNALLDNHLHQGNELGIDPRRIELKRAIDMNDRALRHIVLGLGGKAHGVPREGGFELTVASEVMALMSLARDFKDLKRRLGEIRLGFTLEGQPVYAKDLGAVGAMAALLRQAFLPNLVQTAEGNPAFVHMGPFGNIAHGTNSVRASLFALGLADYVVQEAGFATDLGMEKFMNVVARTAGLIPEAVVLVATIRALRYHGGQDAYEMPDPKAVKEGLANLEKHVENVRLFGYTPVLALNRFPTDAEEEIALVRDFARERGLPFALSEVYAKGGEGGLELAERVLEALSLPHAYRPLYPLEAPLEEKVATIAKEVYGALGVEWSEEAKRALRAAKKEGCEALPVVMAKAATSLSDNPKLRGRPKGFTVRVTDLKCRFGAGFVVVYMGGIETLPGLPKVPQALRIDVDEEGNIRGMDY
- the argH gene encoding argininosuccinate lyase, encoding MAHRTWGGRFQEGPDALAARFNASLSFDRALWREDLWQNRVHARMLQAVGLLSEEELEAILKGLDQIEEEIEAGTFPWREDLEDVHMNLEARLMELIGPPGGKLHTARSRNDQVATDFRLFLRAALDELLALLLEVRRVLVREAEKHLEPLFVLPGYTHLQRAQPILLSHWFLAYYEMLTRDAGRLLDARTRLNESPLGAAALAGTGFPIDRHFTAKELGFERPMRNSLDAVGSRDFALEVLSALNIGMLHLSRLAEELILYSTEEFGFVEVPDAFATGSSIMPQKKNPDILELIRAKAGRVLGALVGLSAVVKGLPLAYNKDLQEDKEPLLDALATYRDSLKLLAALLPGLKWRRERMWRAAEEGFSLATELADYLAAKGLPFREAHHVVGRLVRRLLEEGRGLKDLSLEELQEAHPLFAEDALGLLRLETAIHRRQSFGGTAPEAVRARVLEAKEEVGLA